A portion of the Natronococcus sp. AD-5 genome contains these proteins:
- a CDS encoding MnhB domain-containing protein produces the protein MTTVIMRTTARVVVPIILVVSVSLFVEGHNLPGGGFIAGVLTTTAFVIVYTAFGLDFLERGVLGRDVDPGKAPSRDRVVAAYRRLFAFGLAVAVGSGLVPLVFGYPFLSQSYVVFEGVPLYHHVEVASALAFDFGVYCVVVGGLLTILSVVGAE, from the coding sequence GTGACGACGGTCATCATGCGGACGACCGCTCGCGTCGTCGTCCCGATCATCCTGGTCGTCTCCGTCTCGCTGTTCGTGGAGGGGCACAACCTTCCCGGCGGCGGGTTCATCGCGGGCGTCCTCACGACGACCGCGTTCGTGATCGTCTACACCGCGTTCGGGCTGGACTTCCTCGAGCGCGGGGTGCTCGGCCGCGACGTCGATCCCGGGAAGGCGCCCTCGCGGGATCGCGTCGTCGCCGCCTACCGCCGGCTGTTCGCGTTCGGACTCGCCGTCGCCGTCGGGAGCGGGCTGGTGCCGCTCGTGTTCGGGTACCCGTTCCTCTCGCAGTCGTACGTCGTCTTCGAGGGGGTGCCGCTGTACCACCACGTCGAGGTGGCGAGCGCGCTCGCGTTCGACTTCGGCGTCTACTGCGTCGTCGTCGGCGGACTGCTGACGATCCTCTCGGTGGTGGGTGCAGAATGA
- a CDS encoding Na+/H+ antiporter subunit E: protein MSVRTWPVAGVVFGVLWVFVRGVELAPSALVGQFLFGLVVGFPIAFVFRRLYVKRVDIARGARALPSAARYLATFSWEVVRANLDVAYRVLSPGMPIEPEVILVPLRVETDLAVTTIANSITITPGTITLDHDEETNALYVHAVDGRDPEAIAAPIRRWEDYALEMFDEEASPDDPPPEIVVTGGERERRPGREPRGVDDE from the coding sequence GTGAGCGTCCGAACCTGGCCCGTCGCCGGCGTCGTCTTCGGTGTACTGTGGGTCTTCGTGCGGGGCGTCGAACTCGCGCCGTCGGCGCTGGTCGGTCAATTCCTCTTCGGACTCGTCGTCGGATTCCCGATCGCGTTCGTCTTTCGGCGGCTGTACGTAAAGCGGGTCGATATCGCCCGCGGGGCGCGCGCGCTCCCGTCCGCCGCTCGCTATCTCGCGACCTTCTCGTGGGAAGTCGTTCGCGCGAACCTGGACGTGGCCTACCGGGTGCTCTCGCCCGGAATGCCGATCGAACCCGAGGTGATCCTGGTCCCGCTGCGGGTCGAAACCGATCTCGCGGTCACGACTATCGCGAACAGCATCACGATCACGCCCGGAACCATCACCCTGGACCACGACGAGGAAACGAACGCGCTCTACGTCCACGCGGTCGACGGCCGGGACCCCGAGGCGATCGCCGCCCCCATCCGGAGGTGGGAGGACTACGCCCTCGAGATGTTCGACGAAGAAGCGTCGCCCGACGATCCGCCGCCGGAGATCGTCGTCACGGGCGGGGAAAGAGAGAGGAGGCCGGGCCGCGAACCGCGAGGTGTCGACGATGAGTGA
- a CDS encoding complex I subunit 5 family protein, which translates to MIAQASAGTESTLVIAPMLVALVTAVAALLVGHRPRARAVSSLAGGLGYAAAVAALAWVVVLAPDAPGIATYRVGGLRAPFGIVLVADGLSAFMLTMTAAIALSSLVFSRRYAAHSGPRTFYYPLFYFLLLGVTGAFLTGDLFNLFVWFEVMLMASYVFVAYYGGPRHTRAAFWYVALNLLASAVFLLGVGGLYATTGTLNMADLARRLADPAAYGIDTVPVVGLLALLLSVFAIKAGLVPFQFWIPTAYRAAPPPITALLVGATKKVGIYAIIRLSFTVFAGARVGVTLELPGTGIAVAGDTPLAFVGAALFVMAAASIVVGGVGAIGRETIEGVLAYSSIGQIGFIAIPVAIAATTSSAGLRRAAIVAALVYALNHTLAKGLLFLSVGTVRNATGTSRLAELGGLAGRSPPLALAFFVGSLALVGIPPLSGFFGKFLVFDAAARAGSAPILGLLLGGSLLTIAYATRVWNRSFWGVRTPAVEDADVDPVQLAVVLALALAILAIGVGFEPVYRFATAAADAALDAEAYVDAVAPSGGAGA; encoded by the coding sequence ATGATCGCGCAAGCGTCGGCGGGGACGGAGTCGACGCTGGTGATCGCGCCGATGCTGGTCGCCCTCGTCACGGCCGTCGCCGCGCTCCTGGTGGGCCACCGACCGCGCGCTCGAGCGGTCTCGAGTCTCGCGGGCGGCCTCGGCTACGCGGCCGCGGTCGCCGCGCTCGCCTGGGTCGTCGTCCTCGCGCCGGACGCGCCGGGGATCGCGACCTACCGGGTCGGCGGGTTGCGGGCGCCGTTCGGGATCGTCCTCGTCGCCGACGGGCTGTCGGCGTTCATGCTGACGATGACCGCGGCGATCGCCCTCTCCTCGCTCGTCTTCTCGAGACGGTACGCCGCACACTCGGGCCCGCGGACCTTCTACTACCCGCTGTTTTACTTCCTCCTGCTGGGCGTCACCGGCGCGTTCCTCACCGGCGACCTGTTCAACCTGTTCGTCTGGTTCGAGGTGATGCTGATGGCGAGTTACGTCTTCGTCGCCTACTACGGCGGCCCCCGACACACCCGCGCCGCGTTCTGGTACGTCGCGCTCAACCTGCTGGCCTCCGCCGTGTTCCTGCTCGGCGTCGGCGGGCTCTACGCGACGACCGGCACGCTCAACATGGCCGATCTCGCGCGTCGGCTCGCCGATCCGGCCGCGTACGGGATCGACACCGTTCCTGTGGTCGGGCTCCTCGCGTTGCTCCTGTCGGTGTTCGCCATCAAGGCGGGGCTCGTCCCGTTCCAGTTCTGGATCCCCACCGCCTACCGGGCCGCGCCGCCGCCGATCACCGCCCTCCTCGTGGGCGCGACGAAGAAAGTCGGCATCTACGCCATCATTCGGCTTTCGTTTACCGTGTTCGCCGGCGCACGGGTCGGGGTCACCCTCGAGCTCCCGGGAACCGGGATCGCCGTCGCCGGCGACACGCCGCTCGCGTTCGTCGGCGCCGCGCTGTTCGTCATGGCCGCCGCCAGCATCGTCGTCGGCGGCGTCGGCGCGATCGGTCGGGAGACGATCGAGGGCGTGCTCGCGTACTCGAGCATCGGGCAGATCGGCTTCATCGCGATCCCGGTCGCGATCGCGGCGACGACCTCGTCGGCCGGTCTCCGGCGCGCCGCGATCGTCGCCGCGCTCGTGTACGCGCTCAACCACACGCTGGCGAAGGGGCTGCTCTTCCTCTCCGTCGGAACCGTGAGGAACGCGACCGGGACGAGTCGTCTCGCCGAACTGGGCGGGCTCGCAGGGCGGTCGCCGCCGCTCGCCCTCGCCTTCTTCGTCGGTTCGCTCGCGCTCGTCGGCATCCCGCCGCTGTCGGGATTCTTCGGCAAGTTCCTCGTGTTCGACGCCGCCGCTCGAGCGGGATCGGCGCCGATACTCGGACTGCTGCTGGGCGGCTCGCTGCTGACGATCGCGTACGCGACGCGGGTGTGGAACCGGAGTTTCTGGGGCGTGCGGACCCCGGCTGTCGAAGACGCGGACGTCGATCCGGTTCAGCTGGCCGTGGTCCTCGCGCTCGCGCTGGCGATCCTCGCGATCGGCGTCGGCTTCGAACCGGTCTATCGCTTCGCCACTGCCGCCGCCGACGCCGCGCTCGACGCCGAGGCGTACGTCGACGCCGTCGCTCCGAGCGGAGGTGCGGGGGCGTGA
- the mnhG gene encoding monovalent cation/H(+) antiporter subunit G, giving the protein MIHAAVVIALIAVGVFFLTVGTIGLLRLPNVYNRMHATSKPTTLGTAAIFVAGFVRFGPGQEGLTALIGIVFLFLTVPTGAHMIARAAEQIGVPFEASVVWPDRSSLMTDREVDERTDDD; this is encoded by the coding sequence ATGATCCACGCCGCCGTCGTGATCGCACTGATCGCCGTCGGCGTATTCTTCCTGACGGTCGGCACGATCGGGTTGCTCCGCCTGCCGAACGTCTACAACCGGATGCACGCCACGAGCAAGCCCACGACGCTCGGGACCGCCGCGATCTTCGTGGCCGGCTTCGTCCGCTTCGGACCCGGCCAGGAGGGGCTGACCGCGCTCATCGGGATCGTCTTCCTCTTCCTGACCGTCCCGACCGGCGCACACATGATCGCTCGCGCCGCCGAGCAGATCGGCGTCCCCTTCGAGGCCAGCGTCGTCTGGCCCGACAGGTCGTCGCTGATGACGGATCGCGAGGTGGACGAGCGGACGGACGACGACTGA
- a CDS encoding helix-turn-helix transcriptional regulator, with product MTERTGTRHILDELLRYDLDLGGPRDRYDRDDSFPDTDELIDVIRHGPLLRALLAEPLDRREIESTLEVSKATSHRFVRWLEAQGYGERVDGRYRLTGLGETVAHGVSKFEAYLRTARRLDPLFEYICEDHDEFVVEPFADATVTVATPADPYAPVARFLELLRESERFRGFNTTHMIPPGLDATGEGLLENRSVELIYRPDTVETLREDRETNLDDAIDEGNVAIRTRDALPYGLALFDERIGVGGYDEETGTMRVFVDTDTAIAREWATHVFERIRADSEPLAA from the coding sequence ATGACCGAGCGAACCGGAACGCGGCACATTCTCGACGAACTGCTCCGGTACGACCTCGACCTCGGCGGGCCTCGCGATCGGTACGACCGGGACGACTCGTTCCCGGACACGGACGAGCTGATCGACGTGATCCGACACGGGCCGCTGCTGCGAGCGCTGCTCGCGGAGCCGCTCGATCGGCGCGAAATCGAGTCGACGCTCGAGGTGTCGAAGGCGACGAGCCACCGGTTCGTTCGCTGGCTCGAAGCCCAGGGCTACGGCGAGCGCGTCGACGGTCGATACCGGCTGACCGGGCTCGGCGAGACCGTCGCCCACGGCGTCTCCAAGTTCGAGGCGTACCTTCGGACGGCCCGCCGTCTCGATCCCCTGTTCGAGTACATCTGCGAGGATCACGACGAGTTCGTCGTCGAGCCGTTCGCCGACGCGACGGTGACCGTCGCCACGCCCGCGGATCCGTACGCACCGGTCGCGCGATTCCTGGAACTCCTGCGCGAGAGCGAGCGGTTCCGCGGATTCAACACCACGCACATGATCCCGCCCGGACTCGACGCGACCGGCGAGGGGTTGCTCGAGAACCGATCGGTCGAACTCATCTATCGGCCCGACACCGTCGAGACGCTTCGCGAGGATCGGGAGACGAACCTCGACGACGCGATCGACGAGGGGAACGTCGCCATTCGAACGCGAGACGCGCTCCCGTACGGGCTGGCGCTGTTCGACGAGCGAATCGGCGTCGGCGGCTACGACGAGGAGACCGGAACGATGCGCGTGTTCGTCGACACCGACACGGCGATCGCACGCGAGTGGGCGACGCACGTCTTCGAGCGGATTCGAGCCGACTCCGAGCCGCTGGCGGCGTAG
- a CDS encoding tRNA uridine(34) 5-carboxymethylaminomethyl modification radical SAM/GNAT enzyme Elp3, producing the protein MSTETPEPTETDAFEKVCKTLVERILAGEIDRDEVEKAKLEACSEHSAPKVPKNSELLDYAPQEHREDLEAVLQRKPVRTASGVSPVAIMTSPERCPHGKCLYCPGGPDSEFSSSQSYTGEEPAAARGVQNDYDPYGQVTLRLEQLREIGHPVDKVELILMGGTMTARSHDYQEWFVKRALEAMNDFDVEKEPEPAEGVSFAQDPEEYEWKYVEDVIAENETADVRNIGTTFETKPDWCDPEQIDRMLDLGGTKVEVGVQTTYERINREMHRGHGTADSIHANRRLRDSAFKVGFHMMPGQPGMSKEMCLEDFRRLFETEQWKPDYLKIYPTLIVRGTATYDWWHEGEFDPLDNEEAAELIAEIKSMIPRYTRLQRVQRDIPADFIDAGVWKSNLRQLARKRMDEHGWDCECIRCREVGMNDAEPETVELDVMSYEACGGTEHFISFEDFEQNLLIGFCRLRFPNKPVRPELENVALVRELHVYGSEVTVGTEGETDQHQHRGYGRRLMERAEELAADAGYDKVSVISGIGAREYYRNKLGYHQDGPYVSKRL; encoded by the coding sequence GTGAGTACCGAGACGCCCGAACCGACCGAAACCGACGCGTTCGAGAAGGTCTGTAAGACGCTCGTCGAGCGGATCCTCGCGGGCGAGATCGACCGCGACGAGGTCGAGAAGGCCAAACTCGAGGCGTGTTCGGAACACTCGGCGCCGAAGGTGCCGAAGAACTCCGAGCTGCTGGACTACGCGCCCCAGGAGCACCGCGAGGACCTCGAGGCGGTGCTCCAGCGCAAACCCGTTCGGACTGCCTCGGGCGTCTCGCCGGTCGCGATCATGACCTCGCCGGAGCGGTGTCCCCACGGCAAGTGCCTCTACTGTCCCGGCGGTCCCGACTCCGAGTTCTCGAGCTCGCAGAGCTACACGGGCGAGGAGCCCGCCGCGGCCCGAGGCGTCCAGAACGACTACGACCCGTACGGGCAGGTGACGCTGCGTCTGGAGCAACTGCGCGAGATCGGCCACCCCGTCGACAAGGTCGAACTGATCCTGATGGGCGGGACGATGACCGCCCGGAGCCACGACTACCAGGAGTGGTTCGTCAAGCGCGCGCTCGAGGCGATGAACGACTTCGACGTCGAGAAGGAACCCGAACCGGCCGAGGGGGTCAGTTTCGCACAGGATCCCGAGGAGTACGAGTGGAAGTACGTCGAGGACGTCATCGCCGAGAACGAGACGGCCGACGTTCGCAACATCGGGACGACGTTCGAGACCAAGCCCGACTGGTGCGACCCCGAGCAGATCGACCGGATGCTCGACCTCGGCGGGACGAAAGTCGAGGTCGGCGTCCAGACGACCTACGAGCGGATCAACCGCGAGATGCACCGCGGCCACGGCACCGCGGACTCGATCCACGCCAACCGGCGGCTGCGAGATTCGGCGTTCAAGGTCGGGTTCCACATGATGCCCGGCCAGCCCGGGATGAGCAAGGAGATGTGTCTCGAGGACTTCCGGCGCCTCTTCGAGACCGAGCAGTGGAAGCCCGACTACCTAAAGATCTATCCGACGCTGATCGTTCGCGGCACCGCGACCTACGACTGGTGGCACGAGGGCGAGTTCGACCCTCTCGACAACGAGGAGGCCGCCGAGCTGATCGCCGAGATCAAATCGATGATTCCCCGCTACACGCGGCTCCAGCGGGTCCAGCGGGACATCCCCGCGGACTTCATCGACGCCGGCGTCTGGAAGTCGAACCTCCGACAGCTCGCCAGAAAGCGGATGGACGAACACGGCTGGGACTGCGAGTGCATCCGGTGTCGCGAGGTCGGGATGAACGACGCGGAACCCGAAACCGTCGAACTCGACGTGATGAGTTACGAGGCCTGCGGCGGGACGGAGCACTTCATCTCCTTCGAGGACTTCGAGCAGAACCTGCTGATCGGCTTCTGCCGGCTGCGGTTTCCGAACAAGCCGGTTCGACCGGAACTCGAGAACGTCGCGCTCGTTCGCGAACTCCACGTCTACGGGTCGGAAGTCACGGTTGGCACGGAAGGCGAAACGGACCAGCACCAGCACCGCGGCTACGGTCGTCGGCTGATGGAGCGAGCCGAAGAACTCGCCGCTGACGCCGGCTACGACAAGGTGAGCGTCATCTCGGGGATCGGCGCCCGGGAGTACTACCGGAACAAACTGGGATACCACCAGGACGGCCCGTACGTGAGCAAACGACTGTAG
- a CDS encoding sodium:proton antiporter, whose product MTAFVLALVVGALFALGTFLLLRRDLIRIVWGLAIVSQAANVYLLAMGGIVEGGFETVPVLAGHGEHAPETADPLVQALVLTAIVIGFGMTAFALVLSYRVYEEHDTLDASELGDRG is encoded by the coding sequence ATGACGGCGTTCGTCCTCGCGCTCGTCGTCGGCGCGCTGTTCGCACTCGGCACGTTCCTGCTGCTCAGACGGGACCTGATCCGGATCGTCTGGGGGCTCGCCATCGTCAGCCAGGCGGCGAACGTCTACCTGCTGGCGATGGGCGGCATCGTCGAGGGGGGCTTCGAGACGGTGCCCGTCCTCGCCGGCCACGGCGAACACGCCCCGGAGACGGCCGACCCGCTGGTGCAGGCGCTCGTCCTGACGGCCATCGTCATCGGGTTCGGGATGACCGCGTTCGCGCTCGTCCTCTCCTACCGGGTCTACGAGGAGCACGATACCCTGGACGCCTCCGAGCTGGGTGATCGCGGATGA
- the mbhE gene encoding hydrogen gas-evolving membrane-bound hydrogenase subunit E: MSPELSIVLLAVALPFAAAGVTPLLFRVLGERTGYAGAAVAVICFGLLGSQYGAEGAVELAWIPSLEVALRFYVDGWALLFALLASGIGALIFTYSSAYMHGESGLVRYYAALLAFMGSIVGVALAADLIAIFLFWELTSLCSFVLIGYHTDDRSSRYAARMAMFVTVGGGLFLLVGFLLLALAAGDVAGTASAFDLAAMLERPDEVQAALRDRGLFVPALSLLAVGAAAKSAQVPLHFWLPNAMAAPTPVSAFLHSATMVKVGVYLVGRVRPLFVGPEWLVLFATLGLATMTVCAILAVASTDIKELLAYSTASHLGLMIAGFGFTSVIGAEAGVFHLFNHALFKAALFLVAGIVAHEAGTRRLADLGGLRRDLPVTALVTAVVALSMAGIPPFSGFYSKELLFEAAVEAGHVHEIGALEWLYPAVAVFASIFTVLYSLRFLALFVGERPDGLGHVHRPPSTLLVPPALLAVLTAVVSVSPDLAVRAIVQAGVDATAVDPHEMHVGLPTTYSPAVGMSAAAIGLGILAYPFYDRLHEGIRAVPSAVPPVGANWWYDATVSALDETGAWLGAHVHNGLLRTYATWTLAATSLLALAGFAAAGTPLPLEIGLDASPAIALVLVVAVVAGLAVVTSPSHVAGILTLSILGFMIAIFYILASAPDLALTQLVVETLVLVIFLLVIEEIPEYYEVSPGRIARDATLSLLVGATAFVTVLVTTDARPDGTTAIARYYTDHAVPEGGGTNVVNVILVDFRGFDTLGELVVVAVAAVSILTLIVMRPVDVNPIWGEEGTDPTATRGEDE, from the coding sequence ATGAGCCCGGAGCTGTCGATCGTGCTGTTGGCCGTCGCGCTGCCGTTCGCGGCCGCGGGTGTGACGCCGCTGCTATTCCGCGTTCTCGGCGAGCGCACGGGTTACGCCGGGGCGGCGGTCGCGGTGATCTGCTTCGGACTGCTCGGCTCCCAGTACGGAGCTGAGGGCGCCGTCGAACTCGCCTGGATCCCCTCGCTCGAGGTCGCGCTTCGGTTCTACGTCGACGGCTGGGCGCTGCTGTTCGCGCTGCTCGCAAGCGGGATCGGCGCGCTCATCTTCACGTACTCGTCGGCGTACATGCACGGCGAGTCCGGCCTGGTTCGGTACTACGCCGCCCTGCTCGCGTTCATGGGATCGATCGTCGGCGTCGCGCTGGCGGCCGACTTGATCGCGATATTCCTCTTCTGGGAACTCACGAGCCTCTGTTCGTTCGTCCTGATCGGATATCACACCGACGACCGCTCCTCGCGGTACGCCGCCCGGATGGCGATGTTCGTCACGGTCGGCGGCGGTCTCTTCCTGCTCGTCGGGTTCCTGTTGCTGGCGCTCGCCGCCGGCGACGTCGCCGGCACCGCGTCCGCGTTCGACCTCGCCGCGATGCTCGAGCGCCCCGACGAGGTGCAGGCGGCGCTTCGCGACCGCGGACTGTTCGTCCCCGCGCTCTCCCTGCTCGCCGTCGGCGCGGCGGCGAAGTCGGCGCAGGTGCCGCTGCACTTCTGGCTGCCGAACGCCATGGCGGCGCCGACGCCCGTCTCGGCGTTTCTCCACTCGGCGACGATGGTGAAAGTCGGCGTCTACCTCGTGGGACGGGTTCGGCCGCTGTTCGTGGGCCCCGAGTGGCTCGTCCTGTTCGCGACGCTCGGCCTGGCGACGATGACCGTCTGTGCGATCCTCGCGGTCGCCTCGACGGACATCAAGGAACTGCTGGCCTACTCGACCGCGAGCCACCTCGGGCTGATGATCGCCGGCTTCGGCTTCACCTCGGTGATCGGCGCGGAGGCCGGCGTCTTCCACCTATTCAATCACGCGCTGTTCAAGGCCGCGTTGTTCCTCGTCGCCGGTATCGTCGCCCACGAAGCGGGAACGCGGCGGCTCGCGGACCTCGGCGGACTCCGTCGCGACCTCCCGGTGACCGCGCTCGTCACCGCGGTCGTCGCGCTCAGCATGGCGGGGATCCCGCCGTTCAGCGGCTTCTACTCGAAGGAGCTCCTCTTCGAGGCGGCGGTGGAAGCGGGTCACGTTCACGAGATCGGGGCCCTCGAGTGGCTCTACCCCGCCGTCGCCGTCTTCGCGAGTATCTTCACGGTCCTCTACTCGCTGCGATTTCTCGCCCTCTTCGTCGGAGAGCGGCCCGACGGGCTCGGCCACGTCCACCGACCGCCGTCGACGCTGCTCGTCCCGCCGGCTCTGCTCGCCGTACTCACCGCCGTCGTCAGCGTCAGTCCCGACCTGGCGGTTCGCGCCATCGTCCAGGCGGGCGTCGACGCGACGGCCGTCGACCCCCACGAGATGCACGTCGGACTCCCGACGACGTACTCGCCGGCCGTCGGGATGAGCGCCGCGGCGATCGGGCTCGGGATCCTCGCGTACCCGTTCTACGATCGGCTCCACGAGGGGATTCGCGCGGTCCCGTCGGCGGTCCCGCCGGTCGGCGCGAACTGGTGGTACGACGCGACCGTCAGCGCCCTCGACGAGACGGGCGCGTGGCTCGGGGCGCACGTGCACAACGGACTCCTCCGGACGTACGCGACGTGGACGCTCGCCGCGACCAGCCTGCTGGCGCTCGCCGGATTCGCCGCGGCGGGGACGCCCCTTCCGCTCGAGATCGGACTCGACGCCTCGCCCGCGATCGCGCTCGTGCTGGTGGTCGCGGTCGTCGCGGGTCTGGCCGTGGTCACCTCGCCGTCTCACGTCGCGGGCATCCTCACCCTCTCGATTCTGGGGTTCATGATCGCGATCTTCTACATCCTCGCCAGCGCACCCGACCTGGCGTTGACCCAGCTCGTCGTCGAGACGCTCGTGCTGGTGATCTTCCTGCTCGTGATCGAGGAGATCCCCGAGTACTACGAGGTCAGCCCGGGCCGAATCGCCCGCGACGCCACCCTCTCCCTGCTCGTCGGCGCCACCGCCTTCGTCACGGTCCTCGTCACGACCGACGCACGGCCGGACGGGACCACCGCGATCGCTCGCTACTATACGGACCACGCCGTCCCGGAGGGCGGCGGCACGAACGTCGTCAACGTGATCCTCGTCGACTTTCGCGGCTTCGACACGCTCGGCGAACTCGTCGTCGTCGCCGTCGCCGCCGTCTCGATTCTCACGCTCATCGTCATGCGCCCCGTCGACGTGAATCCCATCTGGGGCGAAGAGGGGACCGATCCGACCGCGACTCGAGGTGAGGACGAGTGA
- a CDS encoding cation:proton antiporter: MSEATDPAVFETAVRAALILVSGLCVLCSYRVIRGPTNPDRVVALDAIATNVVAIAVLFAIHTDRGLFITVSLVLAIIGFIATVAVAKFVTEGEVIE; the protein is encoded by the coding sequence ATGAGTGAAGCGACCGACCCGGCCGTCTTCGAGACGGCGGTTCGCGCAGCCCTGATACTCGTCAGCGGACTGTGCGTGCTCTGTAGCTACCGCGTGATCCGGGGGCCGACGAACCCGGACCGAGTGGTCGCGCTGGACGCCATCGCCACGAACGTCGTCGCCATCGCCGTCCTCTTCGCCATCCACACCGACCGCGGGCTGTTCATCACCGTGAGTCTCGTGCTCGCGATCATCGGCTTCATCGCGACCGTCGCCGTCGCGAAGTTCGTCACCGAAGGGGAGGTGATCGAATGA
- a CDS encoding SAM-dependent methyltransferase, producing MGTSSTRIDPEQTEAFLEDLLERAAGAMSLFGIYIGDRLGYYDALAAESLTAAELAETTETDERYAREWLEHQTVTGVLSVENPDAEATDRRYVLPASYVEVLCEPESLNYLAPLAGLLTSVGTPLEDVIDAFRTGGGVPFAAYGEACHEGIAAMNRPAFVTQLGPEWLASIPDVDATLREGGRVADVGCGHGWSSIGVAEHYPETTVDGYDLDAASVERANENAAERGVDDRVTVHRRDAGDPAIEGEYDLVMALECLHDVSDPVAVLETMRRLAGEDGAVLVVDERAGESFTPEGNEIEPLLYGFSVLHCLPVGTVDEPAAGTGTVMRPGTLEAYASEAGFSSVEVLPIENLFFRFYRLHR from the coding sequence ATGGGAACCAGTTCCACACGGATCGATCCGGAGCAGACCGAGGCCTTTCTCGAGGACCTTCTCGAGCGAGCCGCGGGCGCCATGTCGCTGTTCGGAATCTACATCGGCGACCGACTGGGGTACTACGACGCGCTGGCTGCCGAGTCGCTCACCGCGGCCGAACTGGCCGAGACGACGGAGACGGACGAACGGTACGCGCGCGAATGGCTCGAACACCAGACCGTCACCGGCGTGCTGTCCGTCGAGAACCCCGACGCCGAGGCGACGGACCGCCGGTACGTCCTTCCGGCGAGCTACGTCGAGGTCCTCTGCGAACCGGAGAGCCTGAACTACCTCGCGCCGCTCGCGGGCCTCCTCACCAGCGTCGGCACGCCGCTCGAGGACGTGATCGATGCGTTTCGAACCGGCGGCGGGGTTCCGTTCGCGGCCTACGGCGAGGCCTGTCACGAGGGAATCGCGGCGATGAACCGCCCCGCGTTCGTCACCCAGCTCGGCCCCGAGTGGCTGGCGAGCATCCCGGACGTGGACGCGACGCTCCGCGAGGGCGGCCGCGTCGCGGACGTCGGCTGCGGCCACGGCTGGTCCAGCATCGGCGTCGCCGAGCACTACCCCGAGACGACCGTCGACGGCTACGACCTCGACGCGGCGTCGGTCGAGCGGGCGAACGAGAACGCCGCCGAGCGCGGCGTCGACGATCGGGTCACCGTCCACCGCCGCGACGCGGGCGACCCCGCCATCGAGGGGGAGTACGACCTCGTGATGGCGCTCGAGTGCCTCCACGACGTCTCGGATCCGGTCGCCGTCCTCGAGACGATGCGTCGCCTCGCGGGCGAGGACGGCGCCGTCCTGGTCGTCGACGAGCGCGCGGGCGAGTCGTTCACGCCGGAGGGGAACGAGATCGAGCCGCTGCTGTACGGCTTCAGCGTCCTGCACTGCCTGCCCGTCGGTACGGTCGACGAGCCCGCGGCGGGGACGGGGACCGTGATGCGTCCGGGGACGCTCGAGGCGTACGCGAGCGAGGCCGGCTTCTCGAGCGTCGAGGTGCTGCCGATCGAGAACCTCTTCTTTCGGTTCTACCGGCTCCACCGCTGA
- a CDS encoding DUF411 domain-containing protein — protein MVRRAAKRARDGLEAVKRDLSVPEDAWSGHTIEFGDSLVEGHVPREAVERLFEEEPAALGVAAPGMPRYSPGTGPRGDEPLTISAFEETCDAFEYVDVCGRRTTPSSGRRSDTLIRDAKRNPCSEYRDARTDRNRRVREGL, from the coding sequence ATCGTACGCCGGGCCGCTAAACGCGCTCGTGACGGTCTCGAGGCGGTCAAACGGGACCTGTCGGTTCCGGAAGACGCCTGGAGCGGCCACACGATCGAGTTCGGCGACTCCCTCGTGGAGGGTCACGTCCCGCGCGAGGCCGTCGAGCGGCTCTTCGAGGAGGAACCCGCGGCTCTCGGCGTCGCCGCACCGGGAATGCCCCGGTACTCGCCGGGGACGGGACCGCGCGGCGACGAGCCGCTGACGATCTCGGCGTTCGAGGAGACGTGCGATGCGTTCGAGTACGTCGACGTCTGCGGTCGGCGGACGACTCCCTCGAGTGGTCGTCGGTCCGACACGCTTATTCGCGACGCGAAACGAAACCCGTGTAGTGAGTACCGAGACGCCCGAACCGACCGAAACCGACGCGTTCGAGAAGGTCTGTAA